One Nostoc sp. UHCC 0302 DNA window includes the following coding sequences:
- the ppsA gene encoding phosphoenolpyruvate synthase translates to MAIVSKSAVSQSSKEQSLILWFDEVSIADIPVVGGKNASLGEMIQQLTSKGINVPTGFATTAYAYRHFIESAGLEAKLRQLFADLDVEDVKNLRERGTKARSLLMHTPFPVELRKAIATAYQTLCERYNAQTDVAVRSSATAEDLPDASFAGQQETYLNVVGVEGVLAACHKCFASLFTDRAISYRHTKGFDHFSIALAVGVQKMVRSDLATSGVMFSIDTETGFKDAALITAAYGLGENVVQGTVNPDEYYVFKPTLKTGFRPIINKKLGSKELKMVYDDGSKFTKNISVAIAERSKFAITDEEILQLARWAALIEDHYSQVHGVYTPMDIEWAKDGITNELFVVQARPETVQSQKTGNVLRSYRLLLGTGDWGLGTGEKSSQSPTQSPVPLVTGRAIGEAISQGKAHLILDAHRIEQFKAGEVLVTERTDPDWEPIMKRASAIITNAGGRTCHAAIIARELGVPAIVGCGNATEVLKNGQEITVSCAEGEEGNVYAGLLPFEVEEVPLENLPRTRTQILMNVGNPQEALSLSAIPNDGVGLARTEFIIANQIQIHPMALIHFDLLKDEFVKAKIAEITALYDDKPQYFVDKLAQGIGRIAAAFYPKVVIVRMSDFKSNEYANLLGGQQFEPHEENPMLGWRGAARYYDQGYKEAFALECHAIKRVREEMGLTNVTPMIPFCRTPDEGRLVLAEMAKNGLKQGVNDLQVYVMCELPNNVILAEEFAEVFDGFSIGSNDLTQLTLGIDRDSALVAHLFDERSQGVKQMVKMAIQAAKKHNRKIGICGQAPSDYPEFAKFLVEQGIDSISLNPDSVLKTMLEVAKVEGTE, encoded by the coding sequence ATGGCGATAGTATCTAAAAGCGCTGTATCTCAATCTTCCAAAGAACAATCGCTCATCCTCTGGTTTGATGAAGTTAGCATTGCTGATATACCTGTAGTTGGTGGTAAGAATGCATCACTAGGGGAAATGATTCAACAGCTAACTTCCAAAGGTATTAATGTTCCCACTGGATTTGCCACCACTGCTTATGCTTATCGCCATTTTATAGAGTCAGCTGGGTTAGAAGCAAAACTGCGTCAACTCTTTGCTGACTTGGATGTTGAAGATGTCAAAAATTTACGAGAACGGGGGACAAAAGCGCGATCGCTATTAATGCACACACCATTTCCTGTAGAATTGCGAAAAGCGATCGCCACAGCATACCAGACTCTTTGTGAACGATATAATGCACAAACAGATGTTGCAGTACGTTCTAGTGCCACCGCAGAAGACCTCCCCGATGCTAGTTTTGCCGGACAACAGGAAACTTATTTAAACGTCGTCGGTGTCGAAGGAGTTTTAGCAGCTTGTCATAAATGCTTTGCTTCTCTATTTACTGATCGCGCTATTTCTTATCGCCACACCAAAGGATTTGACCACTTTAGCATTGCCCTCGCTGTAGGTGTGCAAAAAATGGTGCGCTCTGACTTAGCAACTTCTGGGGTGATGTTCTCCATTGACACAGAAACCGGCTTTAAAGATGCTGCATTAATTACAGCAGCTTACGGTTTAGGGGAAAACGTTGTCCAAGGGACTGTAAACCCAGATGAATATTATGTTTTTAAACCAACATTAAAAACGGGTTTTCGCCCAATTATTAATAAAAAATTGGGTAGTAAAGAACTCAAAATGGTCTACGATGACGGCTCGAAATTTACGAAAAATATATCTGTAGCGATCGCAGAACGGAGTAAATTTGCGATTACTGATGAAGAGATTTTACAACTAGCACGTTGGGCAGCTTTAATAGAAGACCATTATTCTCAAGTCCACGGCGTTTACACCCCAATGGATATCGAGTGGGCAAAAGATGGGATTACTAATGAACTTTTTGTTGTGCAAGCACGTCCTGAAACCGTCCAGTCTCAGAAGACAGGGAATGTGCTAAGGAGTTATCGCTTGTTACTGGGGACTGGCGACTGGGGACTGGGAACTGGGGAAAAATCTTCCCAATCCCCAACCCAATCACCAGTACCTCTTGTAACGGGACGTGCAATTGGGGAAGCAATTAGTCAGGGGAAAGCGCACTTAATTCTAGATGCACACAGAATTGAACAATTCAAAGCTGGGGAAGTGCTGGTAACAGAGAGAACTGACCCCGACTGGGAACCAATTATGAAACGTGCTAGTGCGATTATTACCAACGCTGGTGGACGCACCTGTCATGCAGCAATTATTGCACGCGAATTAGGTGTACCTGCGATCGTTGGATGCGGGAATGCTACGGAAGTCTTAAAAAATGGTCAAGAGATCACAGTTTCTTGTGCTGAAGGGGAAGAAGGAAATGTTTATGCAGGCTTATTACCATTTGAAGTTGAAGAAGTTCCCTTAGAAAACTTGCCCCGTACCCGTACTCAAATTTTAATGAATGTGGGTAATCCTCAAGAAGCATTGAGTTTATCTGCAATTCCTAACGATGGAGTGGGTTTAGCGCGGACAGAGTTTATCATCGCTAACCAAATTCAAATTCATCCAATGGCGTTGATCCATTTTGACTTACTAAAAGATGAATTTGTCAAAGCTAAAATTGCTGAAATCACCGCCCTTTATGATGACAAACCTCAGTATTTTGTAGATAAATTAGCCCAAGGTATCGGTCGAATCGCAGCGGCATTTTATCCCAAAGTAGTGATTGTGCGGATGTCTGATTTCAAAAGTAATGAATATGCCAATTTGTTAGGTGGTCAACAGTTTGAACCTCATGAAGAAAACCCGATGTTAGGCTGGCGAGGAGCGGCGCGTTATTATGATCAAGGCTATAAAGAAGCTTTTGCCCTAGAGTGTCATGCTATCAAACGGGTACGGGAAGAGATGGGTTTAACAAATGTTACGCCGATGATTCCCTTTTGTCGCACTCCAGATGAGGGACGTTTGGTCTTGGCAGAAATGGCAAAAAATGGTTTAAAGCAAGGTGTTAACGACTTGCAGGTTTATGTGATGTGCGAGTTGCCCAATAATGTAATTCTGGCAGAGGAGTTTGCTGAGGTATTTGATGGATTCTCGATTGGTTCTAATGACCTAACTCAGCTGACACTGGGAATAGACAGAGATTCGGCGTTAGTCGCACACTTATTTGATGAGCGTAGTCAAGGTGTGAAACAAATGGTGAAAATGGCTATCCAAGCTGCGAAAAAACACAACCGTAAAATCGGTATTTGTGGCCAAGCGCCCAGTGATTACCCAGAATTTGCTAAGTTTTTGGTTGAACAAGGAATTGACTCGATTAGTCTAAATCCAGATTCGGTTTTAAAGACAATGCTGGAAGTGGCAAAAGTTGAGGGTACTGAGTAG
- a CDS encoding GNAT family N-acetyltransferase yields the protein MTPLFETERLIVRSWIPELDAEQAFEIYSDPEVTHFLGNASRVTTIESQRQRLIENIERSRRRKNGTGSWAILEKETITIVGTILLKPLPDKDGLATQDYEVGWHLRRTYWGKGYATEAGRGMLNYGFSILNLPVIYAVVKPENHASIRVTQRLSMKPMGRTKKYYGIELLLFQHDAPEKGSGE from the coding sequence ATGACACCCCTTTTTGAAACCGAGCGCTTAATAGTTCGCAGTTGGATACCTGAACTTGATGCTGAACAAGCGTTTGAAATTTATAGTGACCCAGAAGTTACACACTTTTTGGGTAACGCTTCTCGCGTTACTACTATTGAATCACAACGTCAGCGCTTGATTGAAAACATTGAGCGCTCGCGCCGACGCAAAAATGGTACTGGTTCTTGGGCAATTTTAGAAAAAGAAACTATAACAATTGTGGGAACTATCCTTCTGAAACCACTGCCTGATAAAGATGGCTTAGCCACTCAAGATTATGAAGTTGGTTGGCACTTGCGCCGAACTTATTGGGGTAAAGGGTATGCGACAGAAGCAGGACGAGGTATGCTCAATTATGGCTTTAGTATCCTGAACTTGCCAGTGATTTATGCTGTGGTGAAACCAGAAAATCATGCCTCAATTCGTGTCACCCAAAGACTAAGTATGAAACCAATGGGGCGAACAAAAAAGTATTACGGTATTGAACTACTCCTGTTTCAACATGATGCGCCTGAAAAGGGGAGCGGGGAGTAG
- a CDS encoding phospholipid carrier-dependent glycosyltransferase, producing the protein MTKKWFRIGMAGIFIFSLALRFWGLERFNTLVFDEVYFAKFGNNYLTHTPFFNAHPPLSQYIIGIGIWIGSHVPFWHDTQNGLTGSMRSPWTYRWLNALTGSFIPLVVAAIAYHLSYRRSFALLAGFFTACDGLFLVESRYALNNIYIVIFGLLGQLFLLLALENQNQRRSFWLVIAGISFGASVGTKWNGLWFLFGAYLIWITGWLIRSLHSSPYPQLSFQSPSFPLSIERQLINFFTKWYRRWSEVNQNFTQQTQSNEIKTPLQNLTQINVFQMLFYMGIIPGVVYSLIWIPHLELDKRYGFISVHQEILRFHLQMGGNSPKVHPYCAAWYKWPLMTRPMAYYYQTAQKVTDPLPVMGPPLPSGVGKVIYDVHAMGNPFLWWFGIAAIVFLVGMLLLQLVIPWVKQKHFSAPETLSVDTWIALYLVINYAANLLPWVKVTRCVFIYHYMSAVIFVFLAIAWFVDQCLRSYYRQIRAIGVTITFIIFAAFVFWMPIYLGLPLSPGGYKPLRMWFNSWI; encoded by the coding sequence ATGACTAAAAAATGGTTCCGAATTGGGATGGCGGGTATATTTATTTTCTCACTCGCCTTACGGTTTTGGGGGCTGGAGCGATTCAATACCCTAGTATTTGATGAAGTTTACTTTGCTAAATTTGGTAATAACTATCTTACCCACACGCCATTTTTTAATGCTCATCCGCCGCTGAGTCAATATATTATTGGTATTGGCATTTGGATTGGTAGTCATGTTCCTTTTTGGCACGATACGCAAAATGGACTAACAGGTTCAATGCGATCGCCTTGGACTTATCGTTGGTTAAATGCGCTCACTGGTTCATTTATTCCTCTAGTTGTCGCCGCAATTGCCTATCATTTGAGTTATCGTCGTAGCTTTGCTCTGCTGGCAGGTTTTTTTACGGCTTGTGATGGTTTATTTCTTGTTGAATCTCGCTATGCCTTGAACAATATTTATATTGTTATATTTGGTTTGTTAGGGCAGTTATTTTTATTATTAGCACTAGAAAACCAAAATCAGCGACGCTCTTTTTGGTTAGTGATTGCTGGCATTAGTTTTGGTGCGTCAGTTGGCACTAAATGGAATGGTTTATGGTTTTTGTTCGGTGCTTATCTTATTTGGATAACAGGTTGGCTAATTCGTTCACTTCACTCTTCTCCTTACCCGCAATTATCTTTTCAATCTCCCTCATTTCCCTTATCAATAGAAAGACAATTAATAAATTTTTTCACTAAATGGTATCGCCGTTGGAGTGAGGTTAATCAAAATTTCACTCAGCAAACCCAATCAAATGAAATTAAGACGCCGCTCCAAAATCTAACTCAGATAAATGTTTTCCAGATGCTATTTTATATGGGAATTATCCCAGGTGTTGTCTATAGCCTCATCTGGATTCCTCACCTTGAGCTAGATAAAAGATACGGATTTATCTCAGTACATCAAGAAATTTTGAGGTTTCACCTCCAGATGGGTGGTAATAGTCCCAAAGTGCATCCTTATTGTGCTGCATGGTACAAATGGCCTTTGATGACTCGACCAATGGCATATTATTATCAAACAGCCCAGAAAGTGACCGACCCTTTACCTGTAATGGGGCCGCCGTTGCCTTCTGGTGTGGGGAAAGTAATTTATGATGTCCATGCGATGGGTAATCCCTTTTTGTGGTGGTTTGGTATCGCCGCCATAGTGTTTTTAGTAGGGATGTTGTTGTTGCAACTCGTGATTCCTTGGGTGAAACAGAAGCATTTTTCTGCGCCTGAAACTCTTAGTGTTGATACTTGGATTGCTCTATATTTGGTAATAAATTATGCCGCAAATTTACTACCTTGGGTAAAGGTGACAAGATGCGTTTTCATTTACCACTATATGAGTGCTGTGATATTTGTATTTTTAGCGATCGCCTGGTTTGTAGATCAGTGCCTTCGTAGTTATTATCGACAAATCCGCGCGATCGGTGTCACTATTACCTTTATTATTTTCGCCGCTTTTGTTTTCTGGATGCCCATTTATTTGGGTTTACCCCTTTCTCCGGGAGGTTATAAACCTTTACGAATGTGGTTTAACTCTTGGATTTGA